The Christiangramia flava JLT2011 region TGATGCTACAATTCTGTGTGATTTTCGGTCAACAAAAAGTCATTATCATCGACCCTGGACACGGTGGAAAAGATACTGGTGCAATCGGTACAAATAGTATTCAAGAAAAGGATGTATCGTTAAGTATTGCCAAAGAGATTATAAGGCTAAATGAAACCCTCTTAAATAACGAGTTTGATATGTATTCGACCAGATATAAGGACACTTTAATTTCCTTAACTGATAGAAGTCGATTGGCTGAAAGCTTAAAGGCTGATGTGTTTGTATCGTTACATTGCAATGCCTCTAATACATCGGCAAAAGGAATGGACGTTTACGTGCATAATACCAACGACGAAGAAGTATTTATAAAGAAATCTATCGGAATGGGATTGTCCATTTTGGAAGAAAGCACTCTGAAATTGGGCTTTAAAAAACGAGCAGTTCGATTCGCAAATTTTCAAGTGCTACGTGAAAATATCGAAATTCGCCCTGCTATACTCATCGAAATGGGCTTTATTTCGAGCACCGATGAAGCGGACTATTTTTTAAAGCTTAAAAATATAAGAGCAATGGCCTTGGCTATTTTAATGGGATTGTATAACTATTTAAATATTTAATTATGAAGGAAATATTTATGGAAATTGTAAAGAGTTTGAGGGAAGTAATTTTCTCTTTTTTTAGGGAAGTTGTTATTGTTTTTAAATCATTCGCTAAAAAATAACCAATGTCTTTTTGTATGTAAGACTTAAATTTTTTCAAGTATTTTTCGTAAATTAATGTCCTAATTACGTCAATAAATGGCAAGTTAAAAAAATGAGAGCAATTGCAATTTTCTTTTTAAATGTCCTTCAAAATACTTTGGGGATGGCCTTTGGTTGGTTGTTTAAACCAAAAACCAAACAAAATTCTTGCAAGGCTTTATCTGATGTAGAAAAAGTAAAATACCTTGAAAAAAGAAGACAATACAAAGGCTATAAAAAACAATGGCTATATTATAGATGCAGGGAAGAAGGTTTATTGGAAACCTATCACAAATTGTTCGATACTGAAGTTGAGGGACAAGATTCTGGAACGAAATTTAGTTTCGGTAAATATAGAGGGGAATATGTTGAAGCTATTTGGGAATTTGATAAAAAGTATGTCAATTGGCTTTCCCAACAAGATTGGTTGGCTCAATATTTGGATGAAAGCGATATGATTCACGAATTGCTTCATTTAGAGGAAGAAAACCAAAACTAGATTTAATCTCTTTTATCACGACTACTCTTATCGAAAGCAACCAAATTAAATAATTGTCGCATTCTTGAACGAACCCTATTCCCGTAACGTTCCTCCAATTCTTTGGCATTAAGGTTTGTAGTCGCGTGGGTCTTAATTTTGTGGCTTAAAAATAAATCATAGCGAGAAAGTATGATTTCGCCCATTACATTACAGTCCTTACCAAAATGCCTTCCGGTTGGTTCTACGCCCAAATCATCAAAACAATAAAATCTCTTATCGCCATAATTTTCAATAATGGTGTAGCCAATATTGTTAAATGCAAAGGCAATGTTTCGTGTGGGTATAACCTCATACGATTTCTGATGTGGCACAATATGACGTAACAATTTCATTAAACTGGTTTTTCCGCAACCAACGGGACCAGAAAGTAAAATGCCTTTATTTATGTCGATATTCAATTTTTTGCAATTAGCTTCATCCTTGATGTAAAAATTACAGAGTTTGTAAACAATATCGCGGTCTTCCTCAAAAATTTTAAATTTTTTGCCAAATAACAGTTTTCCTTTGGCATTGAGGTAAATGAGCATTTTATCAAAATCATAAAGCATTTGATTGTCTTTCAGTTCTCCCAATGAATATTGAACGCTACCCTCGATAATGATATGTGGTTTGTGGGGATTCATAAGGGTTCATTGTAGTTTTTGTTGGAACTTGTCTTTAGGTTGTCCGTATTTTGGCTAACTGCGACCATTGTTTTTTCTTCTTTTATCTCGTCCGCTTTTAACATCCAGTTGCGAGCTGTGGCGTGCCAATCGACAATTTTTGTTTTTCCACCTACTTTCCAACCGATACCTTGGTAGTGGTTGTAAAACTTTTTTGCTTCCAATTCTGGCCAATTTTCCTTTTCAAAAAAATCAATGACTTCATTTTCATTTTTTGGCTGGTCAAGTTTAGTATCATTTGTATTGTTTTTTCCTGTTTGTATATGTTTGTTTATAGATACCACCGCTTGTCCATTGCTTGTCCCGATATTGGTAGGGTTTTGGTACAGAGCTTGTCCATCACTTGTCCCAAAATTGAACATCTTGATTCGGCTACCTTTAAACGGATTGTGTGAGGGTTCGTACAATAGGTATTTCCAATGGTGCAGTTCTTTGATGCAACGATGGTAAGTTGTTTTTGACCCAATCTTGGAAAACCGCATCGCTTCTTCTCGGTTGATATAGAATTCCATTGGAAAGTGATAGTTATTCCACAACTGGAATAATGCCACGTATAAACTGATGTGCGTGGGATTTAAACGACCGTCTTTTGAGAATTGTAAGAATACGGCGTTCAAGTGCTTGATGTAATTGACCTGCTCCAAAACGATTTTAAAATTTGTTATGAATTTTGTTATTTTCCATTACGCTCATTATTTCTTCATAATCGTAATAGAGTACACCGCCAACTTTGGTGTAGGGTAATGTGCCATTGATTCTTAAATTCTGTAAAGTGCCGGAAGAGATTCCCAAAAGTTTTTTTATTTCAGGGGATTTTAACCACCTTTTGGTAATACGGCCAGATTGGCTGTTGAGTAGTTCCTTGATATCATCGAGCAGTTCCAGTTTGAACTCTCGAAGGTCGTCTGTGGTAATAATACTTGTAGGCATAATAGAACGGATTAGAAGAAAGGGACTACCGTTTTGCTTTCATCTAAAATGATAGCCCCTGACCTGATTTGACTTTCGTTCTACAAAATTGGGGTAGTTTGATGGATTTTATTCACAAGTTATGGCTACTTGGGTGTTTTTTTTCTCTCATTTTCAATGTAATACAATAGTGGGTTTTGGTACTTTCCAAAAAAAATACCCTATCTAAAAACCACCAAATAAAATAAGATTTTCCTCAAAATGAGAAACACCCAAGTTGAACCATCTTGGGTGTTTTTATTTTACGTTATCAGTATCATCCATCCTTTTGGTCAACTGCTTTTTCAGTATATCCAAAAATTTGGTTCTGCCATTTTTACGCATCCGTATTTCCAGAAAGGCTCTGTAATAATCGCCCAAGTCTACTTTAAATGTTTTTTCAACAAAATAGGCAATATCTTTAATGTCAACAGTACCATTGTTGATGACATCTGTACTGTGCAAAGCGTAAATCAGTTCTATTAAATATATTTTATGGGCTGTCCAAGTAATTTTGGTTTTCCTTTGTAACAATCTTAAATTTGTATAATTGTTTGTATTCTCCAATTTATCAATTTCCCGTTTTAACTGTACAATCAAAAGGTCGTAGGCTAAAATTGTGGCCACGGTGCTATCGTGGCTTGTTGCAAATTCTTCATCTACAAAAAAATGAAATGAATCTGGGAATAACCGAATATCTGCCTTACCTCTTAAAAAATATTGTTCATCAAATACAGTAGCTTCCCTACGGTAATAATGGTAAAAATCGAGATTGTCGTTAAAGTAGGTTTGAAGTTTTTCAATATTACTGTTCAAATATTTTACTTGAGATTTATTACTTCCCCTTGGTCTTTTGCTTTCAATGTTAAATAGTTTAACGTAATAAATGAGTTTACTGTAAATTTTTGGTTTAGTACATTTAAAAAAAAGTATTTCCTCTAACTTGGTTTCAAATTCATAATCGATAATGATACTTCTAATTGTTTTAAGGGTTTGTTTTGAAAGTTTAATCCCTTTTTCGGCTTTCACTAATATATCTTCTTCTTCTATTTCAAGAATATCAAGGTCATTGTCTAATTCTTTTAATATGTATTCGTAATCTGTCGCCATTCTTGCACTGGTTAAAAAGCTTTAATCTATAACATTCGTTACATTATAGTAATTGTACATTTCGGGACCGAATTAAGCAAACAGAAAAAGAAATGTGAGATATACATAAAAGTTTTGGAAGTATCATTTTTCATTGTAATCGTATCAATTGTTTTATTTTATCTAAATTTTCCTGTTTCCCATTTTCCAAAATCTCTCTGCCATATGTGGTCTTGAATCTGTGCTCTTCCAAAAAATTAATGTTAAGCATTTGCCATTCATCATCTGTCATAGTTATATCATTAAACAGTTCCCATTCTTTTCGTAAGAGCATATTCTTGTATAAAAAATTAGTTGTTCCCAAGTGGAACAAATCGGCATCACAAAGCACTTCGGCATAAATATCATTTGGATTTTGGGGCATCTTTGTAGCTTCTATACAAGAGCATACCATCTCAATTTCTGCTTTAGTACAATTTGCCTTCTCCATATACTGTGCGGCAAACCTTTTGCTTACTTCTTCGTGCCCTTTATAAATTTCCGAATAGCCAGTATCGTGAAAACAAGCTGCAATAGCTACAATTCCTGCTTCTTTTGGCTGCACTCCTATCGCATCAGAAATCAAGAATACATTATCAATTACCTCTTGGGTATGGACAAGATTGTGAAAAGGCATATGCTTGAATTTATCATTTTGAAGTATGTCTGAACAATACATCGCAATACTTTTAATTGTCAAGGCTGTCATGGTTCGAATCTAATTTAATAATACTGGTGTCGTTCCTAATTTCTATATGGGTTATTTCTCCACCACTTGTGCCAACATATTTAGAAATAACAACACAGCCAATAGATAATAGCAGAACCAGAGCATAACAGTATTTGACGAATACGAATTTTTTGAATTGAAAAAATAGGGTCAATAGCGATGCACTGCCCAGAATCAACATCATTGTAAAAAAAATGTCCGCTAATTCTTCGTGCTTATGTATAAGAGTCTCGCTAATTCCAGGTAGATTCTTTACTATGTTTTCGGCCCCTCCACCAGTATAATAGGCTGCAATAGCCATTAAGGTGCTAAAAATGAAAATACCCAACGCCGTTGTCTTTACTTGAGAGCTTTTTATAATATAACCTGACAGTAATACCAAAAAACCAATCAACACTCCTACAATGGGCATATGATTTATTACTAAATGAAAATGTGCGTCGTTCATAATTTTATTTTTGTTTAAGAAACATTCACATTAAACAAGTATCCAACTAATGCGGTTAGACCCATTGCGACAGTTCCCCAAAATGTGATGCGAACAATTGCTTTTGCTATACTTGAACCTCCAGTTTTAGCTGCTAATGCTCCTAAAATAATAAGGAAAAACAAAGCAAAACCGTAAATAGAATATTCCATACTGTTTAATGGAAGAAAGAGTGTTACTAAAAATGGAAGTAATCCTCCAATAGTAAATGATGCTCCTGAAGCAAGAGCAGCTTGGATAGGTTTAGCTTGACTAATTTCATTTATACCTAATTCGTCTCTGATATGTGCGCCTAAGGCATCGTGCTCTGTTAATTCTTTAGCGACAATTAATGAAGTTGTTTTTTTCAACCCTCTTTTTTCAAAAATTTCAGCTAATCGCTGTAATTCGATGTCTGGCATATCATTCAGTTCCTGCTGTTCACGCTCAATGTCAGCTTTTTCGACATCTGTTTGTGAACTTACCGAAACATATTCTCCTGCTGCCATGGATAAAGCACCGGCAACCAGTCCTGCCAAGGTTGCCAAAATAATAGGTTCTCGTGTGGCACTTGCAGCAGCAACACCTATTGCAAGACTTGCTGTAGATAAAATGCCATCATTAGCTCCAAGTACCGCTGCTCTTAACCAATTACTTCTGTGAATGTAATGGTTGTCTAAATAATTGTCTTTTTCTTCTGTTTTTTGTTTCATCTTACTCGGTTATTAAGTTATAGACACCTTTAGTTAAGAATTCTGTATTCGCGTCAAAATCATCGGCATTTACTATTTGTATGAAACCATTATTGGTAGCTCCAATTTTAACCAATACCTTTTTAAAGGTCGTGTCGTTTTCTT contains the following coding sequences:
- a CDS encoding helix-turn-helix domain-containing protein, whose translation is MPTSIITTDDLREFKLELLDDIKELLNSQSGRITKRWLKSPEIKKLLGISSGTLQNLRINGTLPYTKVGGVLYYDYEEIMSVMENNKIHNKF
- a CDS encoding N-acetylmuramoyl-L-alanine amidase family protein, with the translated sequence MKSAMLITLKFWKWVTPKNVSFVILMLQFCVIFGQQKVIIIDPGHGGKDTGAIGTNSIQEKDVSLSIAKEIIRLNETLLNNEFDMYSTRYKDTLISLTDRSRLAESLKADVFVSLHCNASNTSAKGMDVYVHNTNDEEVFIKKSIGMGLSILEESTLKLGFKKRAVRFANFQVLRENIEIRPAILIEMGFISSTDEADYFLKLKNIRAMALAILMGLYNYLNI
- a CDS encoding ATPase, yielding MNPHKPHIIIEGSVQYSLGELKDNQMLYDFDKMLIYLNAKGKLLFGKKFKIFEEDRDIVYKLCNFYIKDEANCKKLNIDINKGILLSGPVGCGKTSLMKLLRHIVPHQKSYEVIPTRNIAFAFNNIGYTIIENYGDKRFYCFDDLGVEPTGRHFGKDCNVMGEIILSRYDLFLSHKIKTHATTNLNAKELEERYGNRVRSRMRQLFNLVAFDKSSRDKRD
- a CDS encoding VIT1/CCC1 transporter family protein — translated: MKQKTEEKDNYLDNHYIHRSNWLRAAVLGANDGILSTASLAIGVAAASATREPIILATLAGLVAGALSMAAGEYVSVSSQTDVEKADIEREQQELNDMPDIELQRLAEIFEKRGLKKTTSLIVAKELTEHDALGAHIRDELGINEISQAKPIQAALASGASFTIGGLLPFLVTLFLPLNSMEYSIYGFALFFLIILGALAAKTGGSSIAKAIVRITFWGTVAMGLTALVGYLFNVNVS
- a CDS encoding HD domain-containing protein, with the protein product MTALTIKSIAMYCSDILQNDKFKHMPFHNLVHTQEVIDNVFLISDAIGVQPKEAGIVAIAACFHDTGYSEIYKGHEEVSKRFAAQYMEKANCTKAEIEMVCSCIEATKMPQNPNDIYAEVLCDADLFHLGTTNFLYKNMLLRKEWELFNDITMTDDEWQMLNINFLEEHRFKTTYGREILENGKQENLDKIKQLIRLQ
- a CDS encoding RteC domain-containing protein — translated: MATDYEYILKELDNDLDILEIEEEDILVKAEKGIKLSKQTLKTIRSIIIDYEFETKLEEILFFKCTKPKIYSKLIYYVKLFNIESKRPRGSNKSQVKYLNSNIEKLQTYFNDNLDFYHYYRREATVFDEQYFLRGKADIRLFPDSFHFFVDEEFATSHDSTVATILAYDLLIVQLKREIDKLENTNNYTNLRLLQRKTKITWTAHKIYLIELIYALHSTDVINNGTVDIKDIAYFVEKTFKVDLGDYYRAFLEIRMRKNGRTKFLDILKKQLTKRMDDTDNVK